A genomic segment from Candidatus Methanomethylicota archaeon encodes:
- a CDS encoding triphosphoribosyl-dephospho-CoA synthase: MKVKGVIEHIRNSAQLASILEVSGYPKPGNVHRTRDHPDTRYEHFLAGAIALGSSVELSAKRGVMASRGKIEISKIGVGRLIRKAVIDVAKSHMDGNTHLGICLLFIPLSTAAAKTYMEEGEISIPQLRKNFMEIMNSTTATDTINVYEAIRIAGTPKDLGEVKDGKFPDIYDKNFRRKIINEDIKLIDVMRESSSYDTVAKELSNGLEISSELGYKELMEVYQKTRDINIAIVHTFLRILSEYPDTFIARKIGLKKVRDIKRAVEIGIKETEWISETAREILNLGGLTTEEGKVKLWKFDDELQKLGDDYNPGTTADLTATSIMIALLMGLKY; this comes from the coding sequence ATGAAGGTGAAAGGGGTAATTGAACACATTAGAAATTCAGCTCAATTGGCATCAATACTTGAAGTGAGCGGATACCCTAAACCTGGAAATGTCCATAGAACTAGAGATCACCCCGATACACGTTATGAACACTTCTTAGCTGGAGCCATAGCCTTAGGATCATCAGTGGAATTATCAGCTAAGAGGGGGGTTATGGCTTCGAGGGGGAAGATAGAGATTTCAAAGATAGGTGTTGGTAGACTTATAAGGAAAGCTGTAATTGATGTTGCAAAATCACATATGGATGGGAATACCCATCTGGGGATATGCCTACTCTTCATACCACTATCCACAGCAGCAGCGAAAACATATATGGAGGAGGGTGAAATTTCAATACCACAATTGAGGAAGAATTTCATGGAAATAATGAATTCAACAACAGCCACAGACACTATAAACGTATATGAAGCCATAAGAATAGCTGGCACACCAAAAGACTTAGGCGAAGTTAAGGATGGTAAATTCCCAGACATATATGACAAGAATTTTAGGAGGAAGATTATCAATGAGGATATCAAATTAATAGATGTCATGAGGGAATCATCATCCTACGACACAGTTGCAAAGGAATTATCAAATGGATTAGAAATATCATCAGAATTGGGATACAAAGAATTGATGGAAGTATATCAGAAGACTAGGGATATAAACATAGCAATAGTACACACATTCCTAAGAATACTATCAGAATATCCGGATACATTCATAGCTAGGAAGATTGGATTAAAGAAGGTTAGAGACATAAAGAGGGCAGTTGAAATTGGAATAAAGGAAACAGAATGGATATCGGAAACTGCAAGGGAAATACTGAATTTAGGTGGATTAACAACTGAAGAGGGGAAGGTGAAACTCTGGAAATTCGACGACGAACTACAAAAGTTGGGTGACGATTACAATCCAGGAACAACAGCAGACCTAACAGCAACATCAATAATGATAGCCCTACTAATGGGATTAAAATATTAA